A stretch of Aureispira sp. CCB-E DNA encodes these proteins:
- a CDS encoding HD domain-containing protein produces the protein MSLGYKIVNDPIYGLIEIPKGIISDLIEHPYFQRLRRITQLGLTHYVYPGATHNRFHHSIGAMHLTMQAVHTLKCKGVDITKEESEAVIIAILLHDLGHGPFSHSLEHMLVDINHEAISMLLMERLNKVFEGQLDLAIQIFKNKYPKKFLYQLVSGQLDMDRMDYLTRDSFFTGVQEGNIGYDRLLQMLNVHEDKLVIEFKGIYSVENFLIARRLMYWQVYLHKNVICAGEMLIQIVRRARYLCQNGVELPISKTLHYFLSQTLTSKDLKKNANEIVEYFYRLDDIDILAAIKGFEEHPDFVLSFLSKSLLERKLLKVDLRNKPIDASFLDAVRTKIKQIYPEISDDELSYLVLEGKEANRAYKMGKEEILILLQDKTAKPISKWQEHSMQRKEIVKYFACYPKFVV, from the coding sequence ATGAGCTTAGGATATAAAATTGTGAACGATCCAATCTATGGTTTGATAGAAATACCCAAAGGAATTATTTCAGATTTGATAGAACACCCCTATTTTCAGCGTCTACGTAGAATTACACAATTAGGATTGACACATTATGTATATCCTGGGGCTACACACAATCGATTTCATCATTCGATAGGGGCGATGCATTTGACGATGCAAGCCGTCCATACACTAAAGTGTAAGGGAGTAGATATTACAAAAGAAGAATCTGAAGCAGTCATTATTGCTATTTTGTTGCATGACTTGGGGCATGGCCCTTTTTCGCACTCTTTAGAGCATATGTTGGTAGATATTAATCATGAGGCAATATCTATGCTATTGATGGAGCGTTTGAATAAGGTTTTTGAGGGGCAATTGGATTTGGCTATTCAGATTTTTAAAAATAAATATCCAAAGAAATTTTTGTATCAATTGGTTTCTGGACAATTGGATATGGATCGGATGGACTATTTAACAAGAGATAGCTTTTTTACAGGAGTTCAGGAAGGTAACATAGGTTACGATCGTTTGTTGCAAATGTTGAATGTACATGAAGACAAACTAGTCATCGAGTTTAAAGGAATTTATTCTGTCGAAAATTTTCTCATTGCTCGACGCTTAATGTACTGGCAAGTTTACTTGCATAAAAATGTGATTTGTGCTGGAGAAATGTTAATCCAAATTGTACGGAGAGCAAGGTATTTATGTCAAAACGGGGTGGAGTTACCAATTTCTAAAACATTGCATTACTTCTTAAGTCAAACTTTAACATCAAAGGATTTGAAAAAAAATGCCAATGAAATTGTAGAGTATTTTTATAGATTAGATGATATCGATATCTTAGCAGCTATAAAAGGTTTTGAAGAACATCCTGATTTTGTGCTTTCTTTTTTGTCCAAAAGCTTGTTGGAGCGAAAGCTACTAAAAGTAGATCTTAGAAACAAACCTATAGATGCGAGTTTTTTGGATGCTGTTCGGACTAAAATTAAACAAATATATCCAGAGATTAGTGACGATGAGCTTTCTTATTTGGTTTTGGAAGGGAAAGAAGCCAACCGTGCTTATAAAATGGGGAAGGAGGAAATTTTGATTTTATTACAAGATAAGACAGCCAAACCAATTTCTAAATGGCAAGAACATAGCATGCAGCGCAAAGAAATTGTTAAATATTTTGCTTGTTATCCTAAATTTGTTGTCTAA
- a CDS encoding peptidoglycan-binding domain-containing protein has translation MKRITYILCTVLLVVPFLSSKIIAQDYPPNAEPGKCYAKCMIPDEYENLTEEVLTKQATQRLEIVPAQFEEVDEQVEVKGASTRLEIIPAVYETVTEQIEIKPASFRLEPVAATYKDVETQIMVRPEEIKLVEVPAVYETVTEQIEISPASTKWVKRKGDKNCLSQDPEDCLVWCLVEVPAQYQTVTKTIMKTPPTTKEVVIPAEYKTTKDRVVETPPTTRRVEIPAEYKTITKTIVVRPSETRTIEIPAEFKTVKKTVMVKPAETKVTEVPAQYRTVSNRRLVKAGGFSEWREVLCQNKINAVKVQEIQAALKARGYDPGPIDNVMGKLTKAALVKFQKDNGLPIGQLDFDTLKALGVSY, from the coding sequence ATGAAAAGAATAACTTACATTCTCTGTACGGTCTTACTTGTGGTTCCATTTCTTTCTAGTAAAATTATAGCACAAGATTATCCGCCTAATGCTGAACCAGGAAAATGCTACGCCAAATGTATGATTCCTGATGAATATGAAAATCTGACAGAAGAGGTTTTAACGAAACAGGCAACACAAAGATTAGAAATTGTTCCAGCTCAATTTGAAGAAGTAGACGAACAAGTTGAAGTAAAAGGAGCTTCAACTCGCTTAGAAATTATTCCAGCAGTTTATGAGACGGTTACAGAGCAAATTGAAATTAAACCAGCTTCTTTTCGCTTAGAACCTGTTGCGGCTACTTATAAAGATGTTGAGACTCAAATCATGGTTCGTCCAGAGGAAATTAAGTTGGTTGAAGTACCAGCCGTTTACGAAACGGTAACCGAACAAATCGAAATTTCTCCTGCTTCTACAAAATGGGTTAAACGGAAAGGTGACAAAAATTGTTTGTCGCAAGATCCTGAAGATTGTTTGGTTTGGTGTTTGGTTGAAGTGCCAGCACAATATCAAACGGTTACAAAAACAATTATGAAAACGCCTCCAACAACCAAAGAGGTGGTTATCCCTGCTGAATATAAAACGACCAAAGATCGTGTGGTGGAAACGCCTCCAACAACAAGAAGAGTTGAAATTCCAGCAGAATACAAAACGATTACTAAGACCATCGTTGTTCGCCCATCAGAAACTAGAACCATTGAAATTCCAGCAGAATTCAAAACTGTGAAGAAAACAGTAATGGTAAAACCAGCCGAAACAAAGGTGACGGAGGTACCTGCTCAATATAGAACGGTTTCTAATCGTCGTCTAGTAAAAGCAGGCGGTTTCTCTGAGTGGAGAGAGGTTTTATGTCAAAATAAAATTAATGCGGTTAAAGTACAAGAAATTCAAGCTGCTTTGAAAGCAAGAGGTTATGATCCAGGACCAATTGATAATGTAATGGGAAAATTGACAAAGGCGGCTTTGGTGAAGTTTCAAAAAGATAATGGTCTTCCAATCGGTCAATTAGACTTTGATACACTTAAAGCCTTGGGTGTTAGTTACTAA
- a CDS encoding energy transducer TonB gives MNTLFATSTLILSGGQVLLGFAAVGVAIYLGIFATKTYMNQQALKIKTEGNKNDSPLVRKYAAVDIHQHTKNIKLAGFASAVAVVLIAFAWTQFTSEQVLAEFFPELEEIEMEVPPTSQDKPKLPPALPPPAPKPALTFEPTDEPEPEPEKPEEPIIDVSPTPSTYTGPTDPNATELPPVIAIEPEPEPEEPAPNDDIILVPDQMPRFPGCEEQAGNHEAKKACADKKLLSFIYENIKYPSMARDMGIEGLVAVSLVINKDGSVGDIKILRDPGGGLGKETIRIIKLMNKMPEKWTPGKQRGRPVRVRYNLPVRFKLND, from the coding sequence ATGAATACATTATTTGCTACATCAACCCTAATTTTGAGTGGGGGACAGGTATTGTTAGGTTTTGCTGCTGTAGGAGTAGCCATCTACTTGGGAATTTTTGCCACAAAGACTTATATGAATCAACAGGCATTAAAAATCAAAACAGAAGGAAACAAGAATGATTCTCCTTTGGTTCGGAAGTATGCCGCAGTAGATATTCATCAACATACTAAAAATATAAAGTTAGCAGGTTTTGCTTCAGCGGTAGCCGTAGTATTGATTGCGTTTGCTTGGACACAGTTTACGAGTGAGCAAGTATTGGCAGAATTTTTTCCTGAGCTAGAAGAAATCGAAATGGAGGTGCCACCAACTTCTCAAGACAAACCTAAATTGCCACCAGCTTTGCCGCCACCAGCTCCTAAACCTGCGCTAACTTTTGAGCCAACAGATGAGCCAGAACCCGAACCAGAAAAGCCAGAAGAACCTATTATAGATGTGAGTCCAACTCCTAGTACTTATACAGGTCCAACCGACCCAAATGCTACAGAATTGCCACCAGTTATCGCAATAGAACCAGAGCCAGAACCAGAAGAACCAGCACCTAATGATGATATTATTCTTGTTCCAGATCAAATGCCAAGATTTCCAGGATGTGAGGAACAAGCAGGAAATCATGAAGCGAAAAAAGCCTGTGCCGATAAAAAATTATTGAGCTTTATTTATGAGAATATTAAATATCCAAGTATGGCTCGTGATATGGGTATAGAAGGACTAGTGGCGGTAAGTTTGGTTATTAACAAAGATGGTTCGGTAGGAGATATTAAAATTCTAAGAGACCCAGGAGGAGGATTAGGCAAAGAGACCATTAGAATTATAAAACTAATGAACAAAATGCCTGAAAAATGGACGCCAGGAAAACAACGTGGAAGACCAGTAAGAGTTCGTTATAATTTGCCAGTAAGATTTAAACTAAATGATTAA
- a CDS encoding anhydro-N-acetylmuramic acid kinase: MNYKVLGLMSGSSLDGLDIAYCSINWENQQVKEWELLASETLDFSDMWKSRLRNLPSQDGLIFAKTHTYFGHYMAELVQTFIQKHHLSNIDFIASHGHTIFHNPNQRISIQIGDGAALAAKTGITTICDFRTQDVALDGEGAPLAPLADQYLFKGYDFYLNIGGIANLSANINNKWVAMDCCPANQVLNALAQELGAEYDDKGIWSSQGIVAQGLLEQVANFDYYTQSYPKSLGNAWIRQQVLPLYLAASFSWQDKLATACEHIAIEIATCIEQVLQKEAFSKQNYKVLVTGGGAFNEFLMERINAYCNRHAEVELFLPDASIISFKEAILMALLGVMRIEKTSNSLKSITGARRNTINGAIYQGLL, encoded by the coding sequence ATGAATTATAAAGTACTAGGACTCATGTCAGGGAGTTCTTTAGATGGTTTGGATATTGCATATTGTTCTATCAATTGGGAAAATCAACAAGTAAAAGAATGGGAATTATTGGCTTCCGAAACATTAGATTTTTCGGATATGTGGAAGAGTAGGCTTCGTAATTTGCCCAGCCAAGATGGGCTTATTTTTGCCAAAACACATACTTATTTTGGGCACTATATGGCCGAATTGGTTCAAACGTTTATTCAAAAACACCACTTATCAAATATTGATTTTATCGCCTCGCATGGGCATACAATTTTTCACAACCCCAATCAGCGGATTTCTATTCAGATTGGCGATGGAGCTGCCCTTGCTGCCAAAACAGGTATTACGACCATTTGTGACTTTAGAACCCAAGATGTTGCGTTGGATGGAGAAGGCGCGCCTCTAGCTCCATTAGCCGACCAATATCTTTTCAAAGGCTACGATTTTTATCTCAATATTGGAGGGATAGCCAACTTATCCGCCAATATCAATAACAAATGGGTAGCTATGGATTGTTGTCCTGCCAACCAAGTTTTGAATGCTTTGGCGCAAGAACTAGGAGCAGAATATGACGATAAAGGTATTTGGTCTAGTCAAGGCATCGTTGCTCAAGGACTATTGGAACAAGTTGCCAATTTTGACTATTACACTCAATCCTACCCAAAATCACTGGGCAACGCGTGGATTCGGCAACAAGTTTTACCACTTTACTTAGCAGCATCTTTTTCATGGCAAGACAAACTAGCCACTGCCTGCGAACATATTGCTATTGAAATTGCTACCTGTATCGAACAAGTACTTCAAAAGGAAGCATTTTCAAAACAAAACTACAAGGTTCTAGTAACAGGTGGAGGCGCATTTAATGAATTTTTAATGGAGCGCATCAATGCTTATTGCAATCGCCATGCTGAAGTAGAATTATTTCTACCTGATGCTTCTATTATTTCTTTTAAAGAAGCCATTTTGATGGCATTGTTGGGTGTCATGCGCATAGAAAAGACCAGTAACAGCCTAAAAAGCATTACAGGCGCTCGAAGAAACACTATAAATGGTGCAATTTACCAAGGTTTGTTGTAA
- a CDS encoding RidA family protein — MNKRQKIQSGTKWEKTVGYSRAVRVGNIVEVAGTTAMNGDQLIGKDDAYAQTKFILEKIEQALGEAGASLKDVVRTRMYVTNIDEWEAIGRAHGAVFKDIQPAATMVEVSRLINPDLKIEIEVSAILMSE; from the coding sequence ATGAACAAGAGACAAAAAATTCAATCTGGTACAAAGTGGGAGAAAACGGTAGGATATAGCCGAGCTGTTCGAGTTGGAAATATAGTAGAAGTGGCAGGGACAACAGCAATGAATGGAGATCAGTTGATTGGAAAAGACGATGCGTATGCACAAACTAAATTTATTTTAGAAAAAATAGAACAAGCACTAGGAGAGGCAGGAGCGTCTCTAAAAGATGTTGTTCGAACTCGAATGTATGTTACCAATATAGACGAGTGGGAAGCAATTGGTCGAGCGCATGGAGCCGTCTTCAAAGATATTCAACCAGCAGCTACAATGGTAGAAGTGAGTCGCCTGATAAATCCTGATTTGAAGATAGAAATAGAAGTTTCTGCCATATTAATGTCAGAATAG